The following are encoded together in the Desulfomonilaceae bacterium genome:
- a CDS encoding cobyrinate a,c-diamide synthase, translated as MQKIPRLMLAALRGGAGKTLLTIGITAALRRRGLSVAAFKKGPDYIDAGWLGKAAQSECYNLDAYLFDKETLTASFISRATRHDIAIIEGNRGLFDGVSASGEYSSAELAKMLATPVVLIVDASKMTRTAAALVLGCKLLDPDCSLTAVILNRVAGSRHEKTLRDSIENYCSIPVIGSVNKMSMDNFPQRHLGLLPLFEHSGANTLIEEAANVAESHINLDALLALANSAAPLHCSGLMSPEPEIDPDHVNLRIGVLRDSAFQFYYPENLEALEATGAQLQEITALEAQPIPDLDALYIGGGFPETHAERLAQNTVFKESLYNAVNSGLPVYAECGGLMYLAKELIIDSSAYPMVGVFDVATVLERKPQGHGYMTVQVIAPNPFFPLGTVLSGHEFHYSYICSENPDSNSYAFKVTRGHGITGSFDGIFKNNALGTYLHLHALGAPEWAKSILKVASTYHKTRVGNKSGQ; from the coding sequence ATGCAGAAAATTCCCAGGCTAATGTTAGCCGCTCTGCGGGGCGGAGCAGGAAAAACCTTATTAACAATCGGAATAACCGCTGCGTTGCGAAGGAGAGGTTTATCCGTAGCAGCCTTCAAAAAAGGGCCGGATTATATTGACGCCGGCTGGTTGGGGAAAGCGGCCCAATCAGAATGTTACAATCTTGATGCATACCTGTTTGACAAGGAAACTCTGACCGCTTCATTTATTTCAAGGGCTACACGCCATGACATCGCCATAATCGAGGGCAACAGGGGATTATTCGACGGGGTCAGCGCTTCCGGGGAATACAGTTCGGCTGAACTGGCCAAAATGTTGGCGACTCCTGTGGTCTTGATCGTTGACGCTTCCAAGATGACCAGAACGGCCGCCGCTCTTGTGCTTGGATGCAAGTTGCTTGACCCTGATTGTTCATTAACGGCGGTAATCCTTAATAGGGTCGCTGGATCTCGACACGAAAAAACTCTTCGGGATTCTATCGAAAATTATTGTTCAATCCCTGTCATTGGGTCTGTTAACAAGATGTCGATGGACAATTTCCCGCAGAGACATTTGGGCTTGCTGCCGCTTTTTGAACATTCCGGCGCTAACACTCTGATTGAAGAAGCCGCCAATGTCGCGGAGTCTCATATAAACCTGGACGCCTTATTGGCATTGGCGAATTCGGCGGCCCCCTTGCATTGTTCGGGTTTGATGAGCCCTGAGCCGGAAATCGACCCGGATCATGTCAATCTGAGGATTGGTGTGCTAAGGGATTCGGCCTTCCAGTTTTATTATCCGGAAAATCTGGAAGCTTTGGAAGCGACAGGAGCCCAACTACAGGAGATAACGGCCCTTGAAGCCCAACCGATCCCGGATTTGGACGCTCTTTACATTGGAGGAGGGTTTCCCGAGACGCATGCCGAGCGATTGGCCCAGAACACGGTTTTCAAGGAATCGTTGTACAATGCCGTGAATTCCGGTTTGCCTGTATACGCAGAATGTGGCGGCTTGATGTACCTCGCTAAAGAACTCATAATTGACAGTTCGGCCTACCCGATGGTTGGAGTTTTTGACGTTGCGACAGTCCTCGAAAGGAAGCCACAGGGTCATGGATACATGACTGTTCAGGTGATCGCTCCTAATCCATTTTTTCCTCTCGGAACGGTCCTGAGCGGACACGAGTTTCACTATTCATACATCTGTTCCGAAAATCCTGACTCCAACTCATACGCTTTTAAGGTCACGAGGGGTCATGGAATCACAGGCTCATTCGACGGCATTTTCAAGAACAACGCCTTAGGGACTTATCTACATTTGCATGCGTTGGGAGCGCCTGAGTGGGCGAAGAGCATTTTGAAGGTGGCGTCAACTTATCATAAGACCCGGGTGGGAAACAAAAGTGGACAATAA
- a CDS encoding cobyrinate a,c-diamide synthase: MNIPRILLAALKGGSGKTLITVGLTAALRKRGLSISVFKKGPDYIDAGWLSMAAGRPCYNLDQYLFSPDVVLNSFGTRSGNSDVAIIEGNRGVFDGTDSQGSFSSAELAKLLRSPTVIIIDCMKMTGTTAALIKGCQEFDPELRVEGIILNRIRGTRHEKVVRESIQRVSAIPVVGVVPAMMLKNFPQRHLGLLPIQEHPAAKAFVEEAASIAENSLDLDQIQRIAQQAENLFNPPSDQKDKENISLYPRVRIGVFRDSAFQFYYPENIEALTSRGADIIEISALESKPLPNVDGLYIGGGFPETNAQRLADNLVFKDSVRVFVELGGPVYAECGGLMFLAKKLVVDNNEFPMAGIFPASSVLNKRPQGLGYVELRARSSNAYFGQGQLLRGHEFHYSTMILDHNDQQSWPFDVLRGHGVDGAHDGLQVKNALGTYAHVHALGEPAWADAVVRKARAFHTAQEINT; encoded by the coding sequence ATGAATATTCCCCGTATTCTCCTGGCCGCCCTTAAAGGGGGTTCAGGTAAAACTCTGATAACTGTGGGGTTGACGGCCGCGTTACGCAAAAGAGGCCTTTCTATAAGTGTGTTCAAGAAAGGACCTGATTACATTGACGCCGGGTGGCTCAGTATGGCGGCGGGTCGGCCTTGTTATAATCTGGATCAATATCTGTTCTCTCCGGACGTTGTGTTAAATTCTTTCGGAACAAGATCCGGGAATTCAGACGTAGCGATAATTGAAGGTAATAGAGGTGTCTTCGACGGGACGGACAGCCAGGGCTCGTTCAGCAGCGCAGAATTGGCCAAACTCTTGCGAAGCCCAACAGTGATCATCATTGATTGCATGAAAATGACAGGGACAACTGCAGCCCTTATAAAGGGCTGTCAGGAATTTGACCCCGAATTACGCGTTGAAGGAATAATTCTAAACCGAATCAGGGGAACCAGGCACGAAAAAGTTGTTAGAGAATCTATACAACGGGTCAGCGCTATTCCGGTCGTTGGAGTTGTTCCAGCCATGATGCTGAAGAATTTTCCCCAGAGACATTTGGGCCTGTTGCCCATTCAAGAACATCCGGCGGCAAAAGCCTTTGTAGAGGAAGCAGCAAGCATAGCGGAGAACAGTCTTGATTTGGATCAAATACAAAGAATCGCCCAACAAGCGGAGAATCTTTTTAATCCGCCATCCGATCAAAAAGACAAAGAAAATATTTCTTTGTATCCACGTGTACGAATAGGTGTCTTTAGGGATTCAGCGTTCCAGTTTTACTATCCGGAAAACATAGAGGCTTTAACTTCCCGAGGCGCGGATATTATAGAAATAAGCGCCCTCGAATCAAAACCTCTTCCAAATGTCGACGGTTTGTATATAGGAGGAGGGTTTCCGGAAACCAATGCGCAAAGACTCGCTGACAACCTGGTGTTCAAGGATTCAGTCAGAGTTTTTGTGGAGCTTGGAGGACCTGTTTACGCGGAGTGTGGTGGACTTATGTTCCTGGCCAAAAAACTGGTGGTTGATAACAACGAGTTTCCAATGGCAGGAATTTTCCCGGCAAGCTCTGTTTTAAACAAAAGACCCCAGGGGCTGGGGTATGTGGAACTTAGGGCACGGTCGTCAAACGCTTATTTTGGTCAAGGTCAATTGCTCCGGGGACATGAGTTTCATTATTCAACAATGATACTGGACCATAATGATCAACAATCCTGGCCTTTCGACGTTCTGAGGGGACATGGGGTTGATGGCGCCCATGACGGACTGCAAGTCAAGAACGCTCTCGGAACTTACGCTCATGTTCATGCTCTAGGTGAACCTGCCTGGGCTGACGCAGTGGTTCGAAAAGCGCGGGCGTTTCATACGGCCCAGGAGATTAACACGTAA
- the dsrA gene encoding dissimilatory-type sulfite reductase subunit alpha, whose product MGKRNTPMLDELEKGPWPSFVSDIKQQAEKGKHILKEAPADLLGVMELSYVDKVTHWKHGGIVGVFGYGGGIIGRYCDQPQAFPGVAHFHTVRVNQPSSKFYTTKFLRSLCELWEKHGSGLTNMHGSTGDIVFLGTTTDHLEPLFFEMTHELNQDLGGSGSNLRTPECCLGQSRCEFACYDTQEACDNLTHEYQDELHRPAFPYKFKFKFDGCPNGCVASIARSDMSFIGTWRDDIRIDQAAVKAYVGGEFAPNAGAYSGRDWGKFDIQKEVIDRCPTNCMSWDGSKLEINNRECVRCMHCLNVMPRALRKGLDTGASILFGAKAPILEGAQMSTLTVPFIKMESPFDEAKELVEKVWDWWMEEGKNRERLGELIQRKSFQEFLRVCELDPDPRMVDEPRSNPYIFWKEEEVEGGWTRDIDAFRAKHQR is encoded by the coding sequence ATGGGAAAACGCAATACCCCTATGCTTGATGAGTTGGAAAAGGGGCCGTGGCCTAGCTTTGTATCTGATATCAAGCAGCAGGCGGAAAAAGGAAAACACATTCTCAAAGAAGCCCCCGCAGATTTGTTAGGGGTTATGGAATTGTCCTACGTGGATAAGGTTACCCACTGGAAGCATGGTGGCATCGTAGGCGTATTTGGATATGGCGGTGGAATCATTGGTCGTTACTGTGACCAACCACAGGCGTTTCCCGGTGTGGCTCACTTCCACACTGTTCGCGTCAATCAACCATCCAGCAAATTTTACACCACAAAATTTCTCAGAAGCCTTTGTGAACTTTGGGAAAAACATGGTAGTGGCCTGACGAATATGCACGGGTCCACGGGCGACATCGTGTTCCTGGGCACGACTACGGATCATCTCGAGCCCTTATTCTTCGAAATGACCCACGAGTTAAATCAGGATCTAGGTGGTTCAGGATCAAACCTCAGAACGCCAGAGTGCTGTTTAGGGCAGTCCCGATGCGAATTCGCGTGCTATGACACTCAGGAAGCCTGCGATAACCTGACTCATGAATATCAGGATGAACTTCATCGCCCGGCGTTTCCTTACAAGTTTAAATTCAAGTTCGACGGTTGTCCCAACGGTTGCGTGGCGTCCATCGCCCGTTCCGACATGTCTTTTATCGGGACATGGAGAGATGACATCCGTATAGATCAGGCCGCCGTAAAAGCGTATGTGGGGGGCGAATTCGCTCCTAACGCCGGCGCCTATTCCGGAAGAGATTGGGGCAAATTCGACATTCAAAAAGAAGTTATAGATCGTTGCCCAACAAATTGCATGAGCTGGGACGGGTCAAAGCTTGAAATCAACAACAGGGAATGTGTCCGCTGCATGCATTGCCTCAATGTTATGCCCAGAGCCTTGAGAAAAGGTCTGGATACCGGCGCGTCAATACTGTTCGGCGCCAAAGCCCCGATCCTGGAAGGCGCTCAGATGTCCACTCTGACCGTGCCTTTCATAAAAATGGAATCCCCCTTTGATGAAGCAAAAGAGCTTGTAGAAAAAGTCTGGGATTGGTGGATGGAAGAAGGCAAGAACCGTGAGCGTCTTGGTGAATTGATTCAAAGGAAATCCTTCCAGGAGTTCCTGAGAGTCTGCGAACTTGATCCTGATCCAAGGATGGTTGATGAGCCAAGATCCAACCCATACATTTTCTGGAAAGAAGAAGAGGTCGAGGGCGGATGGACCCGAGATATCGACGCTTTCCGAGCGAAACATCAGAGGTAA
- the dsrB gene encoding dissimilatory-type sulfite reductase subunit beta, producing MPYDPKEPLKDRITDIGPRHYGEFLPPVIKNNKGKWLYHEIPQPGVLVHVAESGEKIFSVRVGGCRLMSVEHLKEICDIADKYCDGYLRFTTRNNIEFLVQDESKLKPLIDDLKSRKFEGGSNKFPIGGTGAGVTNIVHTQGWAHCHTPAIDASGVVKAVMDGIYDQFGSMKLPAPVRVSLACCLNMCGAVHCSDIAILGIHRKPPMVDSEWIDKLCELPLAIAACPTGAIKPAKTADGKKSLEVNAERCMFCGNCYTMCAAMPLADEVGSGIAILVGGKLSNRMTKPKFSKVVIPFIPNEPPRWPTTVAAVKNILDVYSKDARKYERLGDWAERIGWERFFEKTNIPFTHHLIDDYRFAYTTWRQSTQFKF from the coding sequence ATGCCTTACGATCCCAAAGAACCGTTGAAAGATAGAATTACTGATATTGGCCCCAGACATTATGGGGAGTTTCTGCCGCCTGTCATTAAGAATAACAAGGGCAAGTGGCTGTATCATGAGATTCCACAACCTGGCGTGCTCGTTCACGTAGCCGAATCCGGAGAAAAGATCTTCTCGGTCCGCGTTGGCGGCTGCCGGTTGATGAGCGTTGAGCACCTCAAAGAGATCTGTGACATAGCCGACAAGTATTGTGACGGGTACCTGAGATTCACCACGAGAAATAACATAGAGTTCCTCGTCCAGGATGAATCAAAGCTTAAACCGTTGATCGACGATCTCAAAAGCCGTAAGTTCGAGGGTGGTTCGAATAAATTCCCGATTGGTGGAACTGGAGCCGGCGTTACCAATATAGTTCACACCCAGGGTTGGGCTCACTGCCATACACCTGCAATCGACGCTTCCGGTGTAGTGAAAGCGGTCATGGACGGAATTTATGACCAGTTCGGCAGCATGAAACTACCGGCGCCTGTGCGCGTGTCTCTGGCCTGCTGCCTCAACATGTGTGGCGCAGTCCATTGTTCTGATATCGCCATCCTAGGGATCCACAGAAAACCACCTATGGTGGATAGTGAGTGGATCGACAAACTCTGCGAACTGCCTCTTGCTATCGCCGCATGTCCTACCGGCGCCATTAAGCCGGCAAAAACAGCGGATGGGAAGAAGTCCCTGGAAGTCAACGCAGAACGATGCATGTTCTGTGGAAACTGCTACACTATGTGCGCGGCCATGCCGTTGGCCGATGAAGTTGGAAGTGGAATCGCCATTCTTGTTGGTGGTAAATTGTCCAACCGTATGACCAAACCTAAATTCTCCAAAGTTGTTATTCCTTTTATTCCAAACGAACCCCCAAGATGGCCTACAACCGTCGCGGCGGTTAAAAACATTCTCGATGTCTACTCTAAAGACGCTCGTAAGTATGAGCGCCTCGGTGACTGGGCGGAAAGAATTGGTTGGGAAAGATTCTTTGAGAAAACCAACATCCCATTTACCCACCACTTGATTGATGATTATCGTTTCGCTTACACCACGTGGCGGCAATCGACCCAGTTTAAGTTTTAA
- a CDS encoding dissimilatory sulfite reductase D family protein, producing the protein MTEEEAKKAIMDSLHGKSAAKSKFYLKDFYSMCPDMKPREVKNIVNKLVGEGMLEYWSSGSTTLIGLKGMGKQHTEED; encoded by the coding sequence ATGACCGAGGAAGAAGCGAAAAAGGCTATTATGGATTCTTTGCACGGGAAATCCGCTGCCAAGTCAAAATTCTACCTGAAAGACTTTTACTCGATGTGCCCTGATATGAAACCCAGGGAAGTAAAAAATATCGTGAACAAGTTGGTAGGTGAAGGAATGCTTGAGTATTGGTCCAGTGGAAGCACAACCCTTATTGGCCTCAAGGGAATGGGTAAGCAACATACTGAAGAAGACTAA
- a CDS encoding 50S ribosomal protein L11 methyltransferase — MRKRSRSTSTEKWWTAGIASVNVGRNLRITPYWESWKSESDRHNLIIDPGASFGSGNHPTTIIALELLEKTIFHLSHSQGAFSLLDVGTGTGVLTIAARVLGCNLTVGCDVDPSAIYLARRNVALNQQARSDFAQNEVCFYVGPIEAISGKFDIVIANLAAPVLLRLKEKLVAHAGSCLVLSGIPDSMFDLVRKEFSLQGAKCVESAGLNEWNGLIFETS, encoded by the coding sequence TTGAGAAAACGGAGCAGATCGACGTCCACCGAAAAATGGTGGACCGCCGGCATAGCTTCCGTGAATGTCGGCCGCAACTTACGGATAACTCCATACTGGGAAAGTTGGAAATCCGAGTCAGATCGACACAATCTGATAATTGACCCGGGGGCCTCGTTTGGGTCAGGAAACCACCCTACGACAATAATAGCCCTAGAGCTGCTTGAAAAAACGATCTTCCATTTAAGCCATTCTCAAGGCGCCTTTTCATTGCTGGATGTAGGAACTGGAACTGGGGTTTTAACAATAGCAGCCAGGGTCTTGGGCTGTAATCTTACAGTTGGATGCGACGTTGATCCTTCGGCCATATATCTAGCCCGCAGGAATGTCGCTCTAAATCAGCAAGCTCGCTCAGATTTCGCGCAAAATGAAGTCTGTTTTTATGTGGGCCCAATAGAAGCGATCAGTGGGAAATTCGACATCGTGATAGCCAACCTGGCTGCGCCCGTGTTACTCCGACTTAAAGAGAAACTGGTCGCTCACGCCGGATCTTGTTTGGTCCTTTCAGGCATACCGGATTCCATGTTTGATCTTGTAAGGAAAGAATTTTCGCTTCAGGGGGCCAAATGCGTGGAGAGCGCCGGCCTTAATGAGTGGAATGGTTTGATTTTTGAAACATCATGA
- a CDS encoding Rne/Rng family ribonuclease has translation MGNEIVMNVTDREIRLALLEDGQVAEIHLERRGERGIVGNIYKGRVIKVLPGMQAAFVDIGLPRAAFLYVGDVHHHSPELDLVAHEETEDESEKQQAMSLQEGIEDAPEFTTPIEELITEGEDILVQISKEPLGSKGARVTSHISIPGRHLVFMPTVDHIGISRRIENEAERQRLKDIIQKIKPPVCGLIVRTVSEHEDEEKLRADLTFLEGSWQRIVEKEKQAPAPSLIYEDLDLCLRGVRDLFTENVTRLLVDSAEQFQRILDFMDTFMPPLKPCVELYDGEEPIFDHFGLEMELNKALGRKVWLKSGGYINIDFTEALVAIDVNTGRFVGKRNLQETILKTNLEAAKEIAYQLRLRNIGGIIIVDFIDMDRPADREKVTNALQEALKRDKQKTNILKISELGLVQMTRKRTRESLTRTLCEHCPYCEGKGFLKSQTTVCYEILRGISRQIADGCSLNIKVTAHPEVVKLLFELESEKLAEIQKKHRATVQLNPDPNLHQEQYEIANS, from the coding sequence ATGGGTAACGAAATAGTCATGAATGTCACAGATCGGGAGATTCGACTGGCGCTTCTTGAAGACGGCCAGGTAGCGGAGATCCATCTTGAGCGACGAGGTGAAAGAGGAATAGTAGGCAACATTTACAAGGGCCGGGTCATCAAGGTTCTGCCGGGTATGCAGGCGGCTTTTGTGGACATAGGATTACCAAGAGCCGCCTTTTTGTATGTGGGGGATGTTCACCACCACTCTCCGGAACTTGATTTGGTTGCGCATGAAGAAACTGAAGACGAATCTGAAAAGCAACAAGCGATGTCACTTCAGGAAGGAATTGAAGACGCGCCTGAATTTACTACTCCGATTGAAGAACTTATAACAGAGGGGGAAGATATTCTCGTTCAGATTTCAAAGGAACCTCTCGGGAGTAAAGGGGCCCGGGTGACTTCGCATATTTCAATTCCGGGCAGACACCTGGTATTCATGCCGACTGTGGATCATATAGGGATTTCCCGTCGGATCGAAAACGAAGCTGAAAGACAAAGACTCAAAGATATTATCCAGAAAATCAAGCCGCCGGTTTGTGGACTCATTGTAAGAACGGTCAGCGAGCACGAAGATGAAGAAAAATTACGGGCTGATCTGACGTTCCTGGAGGGTAGCTGGCAAAGGATTGTCGAAAAGGAGAAACAGGCTCCTGCTCCTTCTCTGATATATGAAGACCTTGACCTGTGTCTGAGAGGTGTCCGTGATCTCTTCACCGAAAATGTCACCCGGCTGCTCGTAGATTCTGCAGAGCAGTTCCAGAGAATCCTCGATTTTATGGACACGTTCATGCCTCCACTCAAACCGTGCGTTGAGCTATACGACGGAGAAGAACCGATTTTTGATCATTTCGGCCTTGAGATGGAGCTGAACAAGGCCCTTGGCAGAAAGGTGTGGCTGAAGTCGGGAGGATATATCAACATAGATTTCACCGAAGCCTTAGTCGCCATTGACGTTAACACCGGCAGATTTGTAGGGAAACGCAATCTTCAGGAGACGATACTTAAAACCAATCTTGAAGCCGCAAAAGAAATAGCCTATCAACTCCGTTTGAGAAACATCGGTGGAATCATCATCGTGGATTTCATCGACATGGATCGGCCCGCTGACCGGGAAAAGGTCACAAACGCCCTTCAAGAGGCTTTGAAGAGGGACAAACAGAAAACTAACATCCTGAAAATCTCAGAGCTTGGGCTGGTTCAAATGACCCGAAAAAGGACCAGGGAGAGCTTGACCAGGACACTGTGTGAACATTGCCCATATTGCGAAGGCAAGGGATTTCTAAAGTCTCAGACGACGGTTTGCTATGAAATTCTCCGGGGCATATCGCGGCAAATTGCAGACGGATGTTCATTGAATATCAAGGTCACGGCTCATCCGGAAGTTGTTAAATTATTATTCGAGCTGGAGAGTGAAAAACTGGCGGAAATACAGAAAAAACACAGGGCCACAGTTCAGCTCAATCCCGATCCGAATCTGCATCAAGAACAATATGAGATTGCAAATTCGTGA